The following are encoded in a window of Brevibacillus ruminantium genomic DNA:
- a CDS encoding zf-HC2 domain-containing protein, whose translation MMKCEEVQDRMPDYADGLLPDITRRRMDHHLASCSSCRSDYSLWQDSSNWMETDKEQYHSITPTRSIVDAVMARILSEEKWAIPIGRKVFAVTARMRRIGASAAVILMMLCTFTLYVNSTNAEQANSLLIGNEVLAMGKHAQVVTSSTQSEDGTYIVEPQPLVSEGQPLASATASIIPMEGKAGEQDHDEPNYGMVLSLFGILVTVLTMSWFTRA comes from the coding sequence ATGATGAAATGTGAAGAAGTACAAGATAGAATGCCGGATTATGCGGACGGTTTGTTGCCTGATATCACCAGGCGGCGAATGGATCACCATTTGGCAAGCTGTTCCAGCTGCCGTTCCGATTACTCACTGTGGCAGGATAGCAGCAACTGGATGGAAACGGACAAAGAACAGTATCATTCCATCACACCGACCAGGTCGATCGTCGACGCGGTGATGGCACGCATCCTTTCTGAGGAGAAGTGGGCGATTCCGATTGGGCGAAAAGTCTTTGCGGTCACCGCAAGAATGCGCAGAATCGGGGCCAGCGCTGCTGTTATTTTAATGATGCTTTGCACGTTTACCCTGTATGTTAACTCTACAAACGCCGAACAAGCCAATTCGCTCTTGATTGGAAACGAGGTATTGGCCATGGGCAAACATGCCCAAGTGGTGACATCGTCGACCCAGTCTGAAGACGGCACCTATATCGTAGAGCCTCAGCCCCTTGTGTCAGAAGGGCAACCGCTTGCCTCTGCAACGGCATCGATTATTCCGATGGAGGGTAAAGCGGGAGAACAAGATCACGATGAACCCAACTACGGAATGGTTCTGAGTCTATTTGGCATTTTGGTCACGGTTTTGACCATGAGCTGGTTTACTCGGGCATAA
- a CDS encoding RNA polymerase sigma factor yields the protein MTDSQLIREIKEGNLECYAELIRRYERKILAFVTHLLRQANLEHVAEDICQETFYKAYKSIHSFRDVEATFSTWLYTIARNSVLSELRKSRNSDVYLEDTLQVPLASYERLPEQVLLRNEREHLVRQAINNLPEKQRSALILREYEQMDYNEIATILDLTVSSVKSLLFRARQSIKSQLEVYILEPHLDEAEGMNR from the coding sequence ATGACCGATTCCCAGTTAATCCGCGAAATCAAAGAGGGAAATCTTGAATGCTATGCGGAGTTGATACGTCGCTATGAGCGGAAAATCCTCGCATTTGTCACCCATTTGCTGCGTCAGGCTAATCTGGAGCACGTTGCGGAGGACATTTGCCAGGAGACCTTTTACAAGGCGTACAAGAGCATTCATTCATTTCGTGATGTAGAAGCGACCTTCTCTACCTGGCTCTACACCATTGCCAGAAATTCGGTTCTCAGCGAGCTGCGCAAAAGCCGAAATTCTGACGTGTATCTCGAAGATACCCTGCAGGTTCCTCTGGCTTCGTATGAGCGTTTGCCTGAGCAAGTCCTGCTGCGCAATGAGCGAGAGCATCTTGTTCGTCAGGCGATTAACAATTTGCCTGAAAAACAGCGCTCAGCCCTGATTTTACGGGAGTATGAACAAATGGACTACAATGAGATCGCCACCATTCTTGATCTGACGGTCAGTTCGGTGAAATCTCTCTTGTTTCGAGCGCGGCAGAGCATCAAGTCTCAGCTGGAAGTCTACATCCTCGAACCTCATTTGGATGAAGCTGAAGGGATGAATCGATGA
- a CDS encoding amidohydrolase family protein, translating to MTTEEIVIRNGTIVTASGVFERDIWVQDGVIRRIAKDRLGASRICKSEGKEWDASGMYIVPGFLTLPGKSPSPQRKLPDYLETVRKLVRFGYTSMSEIQPIDPWKNAAQRRYQTVIHYNSLIDYTFVAEVPASMMNKRITLQLCAEGYRIIRVVIRKLEDFTRIDWETISPFLTSYRVLLILHVPANAGFSKEEKQRISGLWLDRCRYWQIRTWVKTESELAAEETQSFYHLYQLDGLSCDLALRSMIHTPLRGLSVMAALDRVQVDARRLRGREEEVLRALVKLCSTNMAKALGLYPQKGSITPGADADLVFIKKEQWLTKFDLSTILKFSEFLLPTSVMSNGKWILQDDTFASTIGMGRWLRDIKPYRFVI from the coding sequence ATGACGACGGAAGAAATCGTTATCCGAAATGGTACGATTGTGACAGCCAGTGGCGTGTTTGAACGTGATATTTGGGTGCAAGACGGGGTTATCAGACGGATAGCGAAAGATCGTTTGGGAGCAAGCAGGATCTGTAAAAGTGAAGGCAAAGAATGGGATGCAAGCGGGATGTACATCGTGCCCGGTTTTCTGACTTTGCCTGGCAAAAGCCCTTCGCCACAAAGAAAGCTTCCCGACTATTTAGAGACGGTTCGTAAGCTGGTCCGTTTTGGGTATACCAGCATGTCAGAAATCCAGCCGATCGATCCCTGGAAAAATGCTGCCCAACGACGATATCAAACAGTCATTCATTATAACAGCTTGATTGACTATACATTCGTGGCGGAAGTCCCGGCATCGATGATGAATAAACGGATCACCCTGCAGCTGTGCGCCGAGGGCTATCGCATCATCCGTGTAGTGATTCGCAAGCTGGAAGACTTTACAAGAATAGATTGGGAAACGATTTCGCCGTTTCTAACGTCTTATAGGGTGCTGTTGATTTTACACGTGCCGGCGAATGCCGGTTTTTCAAAAGAAGAAAAGCAACGAATATCAGGTTTATGGCTGGATCGCTGCCGTTACTGGCAGATTCGCACTTGGGTAAAGACCGAGAGTGAACTCGCCGCGGAAGAAACACAGAGCTTTTATCATCTGTATCAATTAGATGGACTCTCTTGTGATTTGGCGCTTCGTTCTATGATCCATACGCCGCTCAGAGGTCTATCTGTTATGGCAGCGCTTGACCGGGTGCAGGTGGATGCGCGACGTTTGCGTGGCCGGGAAGAGGAAGTGCTGCGCGCCCTTGTAAAACTCTGTTCGACAAATATGGCAAAAGCACTTGGGCTTTATCCCCAGAAGGGAAGCATCACACCTGGTGCCGATGCAGACCTCGTATTCATCAAAAAAGAACAGTGGTTGACAAAATTTGATCTTTCCACTATTCTCAAATTTAGCGAATTTCTTCTTCCAACTTCTGTTATGTCGAACGGAAAGTGGATTTTACAAGACGATACATTTGCATCTACGATAGGGATGGGACGTTGGCTTCGGGACATCAAACCCTACAGATTTGTGATCTAA